The following are encoded together in the Streptomyces sp. NBC_00358 genome:
- a CDS encoding response regulator transcription factor, protein MAEARTFSEQNPIRVFLLDDHEVVRRGLTDLLDSEPDISVVGDAGSVAHALARGPALRPDVAVLDVRLPDGDGISVCRELRSQMPELSCLMLTSFDDEEALLDAIMAGAAGYVLKQIKGSDLVSAVRTVASGQSMLDPTTTARLMRKLRADPAEEPALSPELASLSPRERDILALIVDGLTNREIGKELYLSEKTVKNHISRLLAKLGVQRRVQAAVLANHLEHPDTRDQHPTR, encoded by the coding sequence ATGGCCGAGGCGCGTACGTTCTCCGAGCAGAACCCGATCCGGGTCTTCCTGCTGGACGACCACGAGGTCGTACGCCGCGGTCTCACCGACCTGCTGGACAGCGAACCGGACATCTCGGTGGTCGGCGACGCGGGCAGCGTCGCGCACGCCCTGGCGCGCGGCCCGGCACTGCGCCCGGACGTGGCCGTCCTGGACGTCCGCCTGCCCGACGGCGACGGCATCAGCGTCTGCCGGGAGCTGCGCAGCCAGATGCCCGAGCTGTCCTGTCTCATGCTCACCTCGTTCGACGACGAGGAGGCGCTCCTCGACGCGATCATGGCCGGGGCGGCCGGCTACGTGCTGAAGCAGATCAAGGGATCCGACCTGGTCTCGGCGGTCCGTACCGTCGCGTCCGGCCAGTCGATGCTGGACCCCACGACCACCGCCCGCCTGATGCGCAAACTCCGCGCCGATCCGGCCGAGGAACCGGCCCTCTCCCCCGAACTCGCCAGTCTCTCGCCGCGCGAGCGGGACATCCTCGCGCTGATCGTCGACGGCCTCACCAACCGCGAGATCGGCAAGGAGCTGTACCTCTCCGAGAAGACGGTCAAGAACCACATCTCCCGCCTGCTCGCCAAGCTCGGCGTCCAGCGCCGCGTCCAGGCCGCGGTACTGGCCAACCACCTCGAACACCCCGACACGAGGGACCAGCACCCCACCCGTTGA
- a CDS encoding bifunctional acetate--CoA ligase family protein/GNAT family N-acetyltransferase, with protein MTDDDRPQAHALLQDGTTVCIRSVLPGDHEQLHGLYEEMSPDNLRLRFFAASRRSAETAADRACAPSRPGYRALLAETHGQVIGLAEYEAETGDGAGTAEISIAVADGLHHRGVGTLLVEHLVSAARAEGIRTFTADALSENHEVLRLFADLGLRTSRHFEGPEVRCTIELAEDDTYLAAVETRGTGADVASLDPLLRPDAVAVIGAGRRPGSVGRALLHHLHAGGFTRRLFAVNPGVNSVLGVPSYPSVTALPLVPDLAVLAVPAAAVPATAEECGKAGVRALLVVTAGLDAGQGRGLLDACRAYGMRLVGPNCLGVSNTDPELALDATFAAGHPRPGTAGVAVQSGGVGIALLDGLSRLGIGVSTFASLGDKYDVSGNDMLQWWESDDRTDLALLHLESFGNPRAFSRTARRVTRRMPVLTVDAGRTDAGRRAAASHTAAAATRTMTRQALFTQAGITATRSVGELLETAALLHAQPLPSGSRVAIVTNAGGAGVLAADACAEAGLALPALTTELVDDLLAVLPEGAAVGNPVDVTAAVSEEQLRDCLDRVARHPGIDAVLVALVPTAVAAATGDDLVRALTDGTARRERPVAVVRLEQALPVELLPVADGGTIPSYSEPGAVARALAHAARRAAWLSRPAGTVPDLADIDSGRARTVAEDFLAAHPDGGWLDPRTCAELLACYGIPQLDWAWAETEDDAVLAAERLRGPDGRVVMKAHWPGVLHKSEQRAVHLDLQGDAQVRAAFRDFETRFAGLLTGVVVQPLAARGTELFAGVVQDEVFGPLVLFGLGGTATEVLADHAARLAPLTDHDVHDLITSPRCAPLLFGAHGAGPVDLEGLEQVLLRLSRMASDLPQLAEADFNPVLATPGAVSVLDARVRLLPRRAQDPYLRRLR; from the coding sequence ATGACGGACGACGACCGCCCCCAGGCGCACGCGCTGCTTCAGGACGGCACCACGGTGTGCATACGCTCCGTGCTGCCCGGTGACCACGAGCAACTGCACGGTCTGTACGAGGAGATGTCCCCGGACAACCTCCGCCTCCGCTTCTTCGCCGCGAGCCGCCGCTCCGCCGAGACGGCCGCCGACAGGGCCTGTGCCCCGTCACGCCCCGGCTACCGGGCGCTGCTCGCCGAGACGCACGGCCAGGTCATCGGGCTCGCCGAGTACGAGGCCGAGACCGGTGACGGCGCGGGCACGGCCGAGATCTCCATCGCGGTCGCCGACGGGCTGCACCACCGGGGCGTCGGCACCCTGCTCGTCGAGCATCTGGTCTCCGCCGCCCGCGCCGAGGGCATCCGCACCTTCACCGCCGACGCCCTGTCGGAGAACCACGAGGTCCTGCGCCTGTTCGCCGACCTCGGCCTGCGCACGTCCCGGCACTTCGAGGGCCCCGAAGTGCGCTGCACCATCGAACTGGCCGAGGACGACACCTACCTCGCGGCGGTCGAGACCCGAGGCACGGGCGCCGACGTGGCGAGCCTGGACCCGTTGCTGCGCCCCGATGCCGTGGCCGTGATCGGCGCGGGACGCCGGCCCGGGTCGGTGGGCCGGGCCCTTCTGCACCATCTGCACGCGGGCGGCTTCACCCGGCGGCTGTTCGCCGTGAACCCCGGCGTGAACTCGGTCCTCGGTGTGCCGTCCTACCCGTCGGTGACCGCCCTGCCCCTCGTCCCCGACCTCGCGGTCCTCGCCGTCCCGGCCGCCGCCGTACCCGCCACCGCCGAGGAGTGCGGCAAGGCCGGGGTTCGGGCGCTGCTGGTGGTGACGGCCGGGCTGGACGCCGGCCAGGGCAGGGGACTGCTGGACGCGTGCCGCGCGTACGGCATGCGGCTCGTCGGCCCGAACTGCCTCGGCGTCTCGAACACCGACCCGGAACTCGCCCTCGACGCCACCTTCGCCGCCGGCCACCCGCGCCCCGGTACGGCGGGGGTCGCCGTGCAGTCGGGCGGCGTCGGCATCGCCCTGCTCGACGGGCTGTCGCGGCTCGGCATCGGCGTCTCCACCTTCGCCTCGCTGGGCGACAAGTACGACGTCAGCGGAAACGACATGCTCCAGTGGTGGGAGAGCGACGACCGCACCGACCTCGCCCTGCTGCACCTGGAGTCGTTCGGCAACCCCCGCGCCTTCTCCCGCACCGCCCGCCGGGTGACCCGCCGTATGCCCGTCCTCACGGTCGACGCGGGCCGCACCGACGCGGGCCGGCGGGCGGCCGCCTCGCACACCGCGGCCGCCGCCACCCGCACCATGACCCGGCAGGCCCTGTTCACCCAGGCCGGCATCACCGCCACCCGTTCGGTGGGCGAACTGCTCGAAACCGCCGCCCTGTTGCACGCCCAGCCGCTGCCCTCCGGCAGCCGCGTCGCGATCGTCACCAACGCGGGCGGCGCGGGAGTCCTCGCCGCCGACGCCTGCGCGGAGGCCGGACTCGCCCTCCCGGCCCTGACGACCGAACTCGTGGACGACCTGCTCGCTGTGCTTCCGGAGGGTGCCGCCGTGGGCAACCCCGTCGACGTCACCGCCGCCGTCAGCGAGGAGCAGCTCAGGGACTGCCTGGACCGGGTCGCGCGGCACCCGGGCATCGACGCCGTCCTGGTGGCGCTCGTCCCCACCGCCGTCGCCGCCGCGACCGGCGACGATCTCGTCCGGGCGCTCACCGACGGGACCGCACGCCGGGAACGTCCCGTCGCCGTCGTGCGGCTGGAGCAGGCCCTGCCGGTCGAGCTGCTGCCCGTCGCGGACGGCGGCACCATCCCGTCGTACTCCGAACCGGGCGCGGTGGCACGGGCGTTGGCCCACGCCGCCCGTCGTGCGGCCTGGCTGAGCCGGCCCGCCGGTACCGTCCCCGACCTCGCCGACATCGACAGCGGGCGCGCCCGGACGGTCGCCGAGGACTTCCTCGCGGCGCACCCCGACGGCGGCTGGCTCGACCCCCGCACCTGCGCGGAACTGCTCGCCTGCTACGGCATCCCCCAACTCGACTGGGCGTGGGCCGAGACCGAGGACGACGCCGTCCTCGCCGCCGAACGGCTGCGCGGGCCCGACGGCCGTGTCGTCATGAAGGCGCACTGGCCCGGCGTACTCCACAAGAGCGAACAGCGCGCCGTTCACCTCGACCTCCAGGGCGACGCCCAAGTACGCGCCGCCTTCCGGGACTTCGAGACCCGGTTCGCCGGACTCCTGACCGGAGTCGTCGTCCAGCCGCTCGCCGCGCGCGGCACCGAACTGTTCGCCGGGGTCGTCCAGGACGAAGTCTTCGGACCCCTGGTGCTGTTCGGTCTCGGCGGTACGGCCACGGAGGTACTGGCCGACCACGCGGCCCGCCTCGCCCCACTGACCGACCACGACGTCCATGACCTGATCACGTCGCCGCGCTGCGCGCCCCTGCTCTTCGGCGCGCACGGCGCCGGACCCGTGGACCTCGAAGGTCTGGAACAGGTACTGCTGCGCCTGTCCCGCATGGCGAGCGATCTTCCGCAGCTCGCCGAGGCCGACTTCAACCCCGTCCTCGCGACCCCCGGCGCGGTCAGCGTGCTCGACGCACGCGTCCGCCTGCTGCCGCGCCGCGCCCAGGACCCCTACCTGCGCCGACTGCGTTGA
- a CDS encoding universal stress protein, with protein MMRTVTAGLDGSPESLAAAEWAAREARMRGLRLKLVHVREPVPDPMARAPLLGAEPHQHRSERSKTRVPPSEGRRTIPREAAEDLRARHPGVGVTMEQRTGRPAEALLKAADDAEVLVLGTRGLNGMDGFMVGSAGLAVVAHAGRPVVLVRAGEQAADEHLTDSSGVPSAAAPFKPVVLGLDTVGPHDTLIGFAFEAALLRATALRVVHAWNEPPYIAYGLPQDLELNARLAGQEADAVTEVLRPWREKFPDVEIIGDTLSGNAAHHLVDASREASLVVVGRRVRRAAPGAHIGPVTHAVLHHSTAPVAVVPHD; from the coding sequence ATGATGCGTACGGTCACCGCAGGCCTCGACGGTTCCCCGGAGAGCCTCGCCGCCGCCGAGTGGGCTGCCCGTGAGGCGCGGATGCGCGGACTGCGGCTGAAGCTGGTCCATGTGAGGGAACCGGTCCCGGACCCCATGGCGCGGGCACCGCTGCTCGGCGCCGAGCCCCACCAGCACCGGAGCGAGCGAAGCAAGACGCGGGTACCCCCGTCCGAAGGGCGGAGGACGATCCCGCGCGAAGCGGCCGAAGACCTGCGGGCGCGCCACCCGGGAGTCGGGGTCACCATGGAGCAGCGCACCGGCCGGCCCGCGGAGGCGCTGCTCAAGGCCGCTGACGACGCCGAAGTCCTCGTACTCGGCACCCGTGGACTCAATGGCATGGACGGTTTCATGGTCGGCTCGGCCGGACTGGCCGTCGTCGCGCACGCCGGACGACCCGTCGTCCTCGTACGCGCCGGAGAACAGGCCGCGGACGAGCACCTGACGGATTCCTCGGGCGTCCCGTCCGCCGCGGCCCCCTTCAAGCCTGTCGTCCTCGGCCTCGACACCGTCGGCCCCCACGACACCCTGATCGGCTTCGCCTTCGAGGCCGCCCTCCTGCGTGCCACGGCGCTGCGGGTCGTGCACGCCTGGAACGAGCCGCCCTACATCGCGTACGGCCTGCCTCAGGACCTGGAGTTGAACGCCCGGCTGGCCGGGCAGGAGGCCGACGCCGTGACGGAGGTGCTGCGGCCCTGGCGCGAGAAGTTCCCGGACGTGGAGATCATCGGGGACACCCTGTCCGGGAATGCGGCCCATCACCTGGTGGACGCCTCCCGCGAGGCCTCGCTCGTCGTCGTGGGCCGCCGTGTCCGCCGTGCCGCGCCTGGCGCCCACATCGGCCCCGTCACGCACGCCGTACTCCACCACTCCACCGCCCCGGTCGCCGTCGTGCCGCACGACTGA